A window of the Natronomonas salina genome harbors these coding sequences:
- a CDS encoding HpcH/HpaI aldolase family protein: protein MTSELQQNRLRRTVENGDVAFGVIDGVYSPKLVELVGGMGFDFVWIDLEHGGPSPMDGERLEDLLRAADAVDTELLVRVPSSDPATVRKVLDVGARNVFVSRVETAEEVRTAVEAARFEYDDGPGRRGLAAPRASRWGGAGDSYPATEDEEVLVGVTVETERAVENIEEIVSVPELGFVFVGPNDLSVSMGRPGEVDADPVEEAVETVRTTGLENDVAVGGLTFGMDDVRAKVDDGYQLLNVGSTTGAVSKQLGSWHEQYEDAGN from the coding sequence GTGACATCCGAACTCCAGCAGAACCGGCTCCGGCGGACCGTCGAGAACGGCGACGTCGCCTTCGGCGTCATCGACGGCGTCTACAGCCCGAAGCTCGTGGAACTGGTCGGCGGGATGGGATTCGACTTCGTCTGGATCGACCTCGAGCACGGCGGGCCGAGCCCGATGGACGGCGAGCGCCTGGAGGACCTCCTGCGGGCCGCCGACGCGGTCGACACCGAGCTCCTCGTCCGGGTGCCCTCCAGCGACCCGGCGACGGTCCGGAAGGTCCTGGACGTGGGCGCGCGGAACGTGTTCGTCTCCCGCGTCGAGACGGCCGAGGAGGTCCGGACGGCCGTTGAAGCCGCGCGGTTCGAGTACGACGACGGGCCCGGTCGGCGCGGCCTGGCCGCGCCGCGGGCGAGCCGGTGGGGCGGCGCCGGCGACTCGTATCCGGCCACCGAGGACGAAGAGGTGCTGGTCGGCGTCACCGTCGAGACGGAGCGGGCCGTCGAGAACATCGAGGAGATCGTCTCGGTCCCGGAACTCGGCTTCGTCTTCGTCGGCCCGAACGACCTGTCGGTGTCGATGGGCCGTCCCGGCGAGGTGGACGCCGACCCGGTCGAGGAAGCCGTCGAGACCGTCCGGACGACCGGCCTGGAGAACGACGTGGCGGTCGGCGGCCTCACCTTCGGGATGGACGACGTCCGCGCGAAGGTCGACGACGGCTACCAGTTGCTCAACGTCGGGAGCACGACGGGCGCCGTCAGCAAACAGCTCGGCTCCTGGCACGAGCAGTACGAGGACGCAGGGAACTGA